One window of Bacillus sp. THAF10 genomic DNA carries:
- a CDS encoding sensor histidine kinase, with product MSRKVINSKQLDMIIEQMVNAVEASKDEIFEIGENSRKEFESLGRELNEVKLEVTQQIQKQDMLEGQVRKARNRLSEVSRQFKNYTEEQIRQAYDHAHELQLELHTTSQKEMQLRNRRNEIERRLLNLEETISKADRLVSQVSVVLNYVTSDLQHVGQMIADASEKREFGFKIMEAQEEERRRLSREIHDGPAQMLANVMMRSDLIDRTYRERGPGEALSEIRALKVMVRSALYEVRRIIYDLRPMALDDLGLVPTLKKYISTIEDYHKGYPRIEFFNLGVEHRLSANLEVAVFRLVQESLTNAIKHAQASSIQVKLEIKPTHITVIVKDDGVGFDTTEKKEKSFGLIGMRERVQLISGELEIQSQPDKGTTVFIKIPLS from the coding sequence ATGTCTCGGAAAGTTATAAACTCTAAACAATTAGACATGATTATTGAACAAATGGTAAATGCAGTTGAAGCGAGTAAGGACGAAATTTTTGAAATAGGGGAAAATTCCCGTAAAGAATTTGAAAGCCTTGGCAGAGAGCTGAATGAGGTGAAGCTGGAAGTAACCCAGCAAATCCAAAAGCAGGATATGCTAGAAGGCCAAGTCCGTAAAGCAAGAAACCGTTTGTCGGAAGTAAGCAGGCAGTTTAAAAACTACACAGAAGAGCAAATACGACAGGCTTACGACCATGCTCATGAATTGCAATTAGAGTTGCACACCACTTCACAAAAAGAAATGCAACTTAGAAACCGTAGAAATGAAATTGAACGCCGCCTTTTAAATTTGGAAGAAACGATCTCAAAGGCAGATCGGTTAGTTAGCCAGGTCTCTGTCGTTTTAAATTATGTGACAAGTGACTTGCAGCATGTGGGACAAATGATTGCCGATGCCTCTGAAAAACGAGAATTTGGCTTTAAAATCATGGAAGCTCAAGAAGAGGAGCGAAGACGTCTTTCACGAGAGATTCATGATGGGCCAGCACAAATGCTAGCCAATGTCATGATGCGTTCTGACCTCATCGATCGTACATACCGGGAGAGAGGACCAGGGGAAGCATTATCGGAAATTCGTGCGCTAAAAGTAATGGTTCGCTCCGCATTATATGAAGTAAGAAGAATCATTTATGATCTTCGCCCTATGGCACTTGATGACTTAGGTCTTGTGCCAACCTTAAAAAAATATATTTCGACTATCGAGGATTATCATAAAGGATATCCTCGGATAGAATTTTTTAACCTTGGAGTGGAGCACCGGCTGTCCGCCAACTTAGAGGTAGCAGTGTTCCGCCTAGTGCAGGAATCCCTGACAAATGCAATCAAGCATGCGCAGGCGAGCTCCATCCAGGTAAAATTGGAAATTAAGCCTACCCATATTACTGTCATCGTAAAGGATGATGGCGTAGGATTTGACACGACAGAAAAAAAAGAAAAGTCGTTTGGCTTGATAGGTATGAGAGAAAGAGTACAGTTAATCAGTGGGGAGCTTGAAATACAATCCCAGCCTGATAAAGGTACCACTGTTTTCATCAAAATACCGCTAAGCTGA
- a CDS encoding glycosyltransferase family 4 protein: MDFQLVLAFLVSFITVLVITPLVIKFAHFIGATDKPNIRKVHQKIMPRLGGLAIFIGVVVGYIFVGLYDQRITGITIGALIIVLIGIFDDKYELKARTKLFGQIAAAGIIVYTGLKIDFITIPFIVERIDLGYLSIPITILWIVGITNAINLIDGLDGLAAGISTIAIGTIAVIAGMGGKELILTLSIIILGSTIGFLFYNFHPAKIFMGDTGALFLGYCISVLSLLGLYKSVTLFSFVIPIIILGVPVFDTAFAIIRRVLNKQPISAPDKSHLHHRLLASGLSHKNTVLVIYGFGIIFAACAIFLTSATIWGTILITLLLIILIQFIAELVGIFKENKPFMKFYRKVFGRQ; the protein is encoded by the coding sequence ATGGATTTTCAGTTAGTACTCGCATTTTTAGTGTCATTCATCACCGTCCTCGTTATTACGCCATTGGTTATAAAATTTGCACACTTTATTGGTGCAACAGATAAACCGAACATTCGGAAGGTTCACCAAAAGATTATGCCTCGATTAGGCGGACTCGCCATTTTCATCGGTGTGGTTGTAGGTTATATCTTTGTTGGACTTTATGATCAACGAATCACCGGGATTACCATTGGGGCACTTATCATCGTCCTAATCGGTATTTTTGATGATAAATATGAATTAAAAGCAAGAACAAAGCTTTTCGGACAAATAGCAGCAGCAGGTATTATCGTTTATACAGGCCTTAAAATTGATTTCATCACGATTCCATTTATTGTGGAACGAATTGACTTAGGCTACCTTTCCATCCCAATCACCATTCTTTGGATTGTTGGCATCACCAATGCCATTAACTTGATTGATGGCCTTGATGGGTTGGCAGCTGGAATCTCTACCATCGCGATTGGAACAATTGCTGTCATTGCAGGTATGGGCGGAAAAGAACTTATCTTAACCCTTTCCATCATCATTTTAGGTAGTACGATTGGTTTTCTTTTCTACAACTTCCATCCAGCGAAGATCTTTATGGGAGATACTGGTGCATTGTTTTTAGGATATTGTATCTCTGTGCTTTCCCTATTAGGATTGTACAAAAGTGTAACGTTATTCAGTTTTGTCATTCCGATTATCATCCTAGGTGTTCCAGTTTTTGACACAGCTTTTGCGATCATTCGCAGGGTTTTAAACAAACAGCCGATTTCCGCACCAGATAAAAGCCACTTGCACCACAGGCTTTTAGCATCAGGATTGTCTCACAAAAACACGGTTTTAGTGATATATGGATTTGGTATTATCTTTGCAGCATGTGCAATTTTCTTAACCTCAGCTACCATTTGGGGTACGATTCTAATCACCTTGTTGCTCATCATCCTGATTCAATTCATTGCAGAGCTTGTAGGAATATTTAAGGAAAACAAACCGTTTATGAAATTTTACCGAAAAGTATTTGGCCGTCAATAA
- a CDS encoding DegV family protein → MKTAIVTDSTAYISKELREKHNIHMIPLNVIFGNESYQEEVEIKVEQFYQEVKNNRELPSTSQPAIGEFVALYEKLGKEYDAIVSIHLSSGISGTYQGAVAAGEMVDDVNVHVFDSEISCMIQGFFVLEAAELAAEGKNPEEILERLNKMKETDRAYFMVDDLSHLQRGGRLSSAQAIVGSLLQVKPVLHFVDTKIVPFEKIRTRKKAVKRVLELFDEDASEQVPMRAVVIHANREAEAEELKAELTQKYPHVEFFLSYFGPVIGTHLGEGALGLGWYKR, encoded by the coding sequence ATGAAAACGGCGATTGTTACAGATAGTACAGCCTATATCTCTAAAGAGCTACGCGAAAAGCATAACATACATATGATTCCACTTAACGTGATTTTCGGAAATGAATCCTACCAAGAGGAAGTAGAAATAAAAGTCGAGCAATTTTACCAGGAAGTAAAGAACAATCGCGAGCTGCCTTCCACCTCGCAACCAGCAATTGGGGAGTTCGTGGCGCTTTATGAAAAGCTTGGAAAGGAATACGACGCTATTGTCAGTATTCACCTATCAAGTGGTATTAGTGGCACCTACCAAGGAGCTGTCGCTGCAGGGGAGATGGTGGACGATGTAAATGTTCATGTATTCGACTCTGAAATCAGCTGTATGATTCAAGGGTTCTTTGTGTTAGAGGCTGCGGAACTGGCGGCAGAAGGCAAGAATCCGGAAGAAATTTTAGAAAGACTTAACAAGATGAAGGAAACCGATCGCGCGTATTTTATGGTAGATGATTTATCTCATCTTCAGCGCGGAGGTCGTTTAAGTAGCGCACAAGCCATTGTTGGCAGCCTGCTGCAGGTAAAGCCTGTTCTCCATTTTGTGGACACGAAAATTGTTCCTTTTGAAAAAATCAGGACACGTAAAAAGGCGGTAAAACGCGTGCTTGAGCTCTTTGATGAAGATGCTTCCGAGCAAGTGCCAATGCGCGCTGTGGTTATTCATGCCAACCGTGAGGCTGAAGCTGAGGAGTTGAAAGCAGAGCTAACACAAAAATATCCGCATGTAGAATTCTTTCTAAGTTATTTTGGTCCAGTTATTGGTACTCACCTTGGAGAAGGTGCGTTGGGACTAGGCTGGTACAAACGTTAA
- a CDS encoding glycosyltransferase family A protein — MKETAKTPLVSIVTPVYNAEMHIASCIESILSQTYENWELILVDDQSTDNSYAIINQYKEKDARIRIIQLDQNSGAAVARNTAIDAAKGKYVAFLDSDDLWVPTKLEKQVAFMEEHDVAFSFTKYLIIDEQGNDLDKVVDVPEKIDYEGYLRNTIIGCLTVMLNIEKIGKMKMPLIRTRQDFAFWLSILKKGYIAYGIQEPLAKYRYVQGSISSNKFKTAKRNWYVYRQIERLSFFKAAWCFVNYAYNGVKKRA, encoded by the coding sequence ATGAAAGAAACTGCAAAAACTCCTTTAGTTTCCATCGTTACACCTGTATATAATGCCGAAATGCATATTGCAAGCTGTATCGAATCGATTTTAAGCCAAACATACGAAAACTGGGAGTTAATTCTTGTCGATGACCAATCCACTGATAATAGTTATGCAATCATCAATCAGTATAAAGAAAAAGATGCTCGAATTCGCATCATACAGCTTGATCAAAACAGTGGGGCTGCTGTTGCCAGAAATACCGCAATAGATGCAGCTAAAGGAAAGTATGTCGCCTTTTTGGATAGTGATGATTTATGGGTGCCTACCAAATTAGAAAAACAGGTTGCTTTTATGGAAGAGCACGATGTGGCATTTTCGTTCACAAAGTATCTCATCATTGATGAACAAGGTAACGATTTAGATAAGGTGGTCGATGTTCCAGAAAAAATCGATTATGAAGGCTATCTGAGAAATACGATTATCGGTTGTTTAACGGTCATGTTAAATATAGAAAAAATCGGAAAAATGAAGATGCCTCTTATCCGAACAAGACAGGATTTTGCTTTTTGGCTTTCCATCTTGAAAAAAGGCTATATTGCCTATGGCATTCAGGAGCCTTTAGCAAAATATCGTTATGTTCAAGGGTCAATTTCCAGTAATAAATTTAAAACTGCGAAACGAAATTGGTATGTATATCGTCAAATAGAGAGACTGAGTTTTTTCAAGGCAGCATGGTGCTTTGTAAATTATGCCTACAATGGGGTTAAAAAAAGAGCATAA
- a CDS encoding LCP family protein, with the protein MVNSRYEKKNRKRKRLKRILYTFLILFLVVVAYGGYLFYETFQAANQAYTELDREKSKYREKEVKINKDPFSVLIMGIEDYSTGGENGRTDTLIVATLNPKEKTMKLLSIPRDTQVYYEHLGYNSKINHAHAYGGKEMTIEKVEELLEVPIDYYSTVNFEGFKNVVDIVGGVEVEVPFDFTEKSDVDNSTIYFTEGKMKLSGEEALAYARMRKQDPRGDFGRGDRQKQIIQAAVSEVLSPGNLLKVDDIAKEMGDNVQTNIKVSEGIGLSRLYAGFNSSNMENLTLEGADDNSTGVYYFIPYEESILEVRAKLQEHLEIEDTTTAE; encoded by the coding sequence TTGGTTAATTCAAGATATGAAAAAAAGAACAGGAAAAGAAAACGACTAAAACGTATTCTATATACTTTTCTTATTCTTTTCTTAGTAGTTGTAGCTTATGGTGGATACCTTTTTTATGAAACATTTCAAGCAGCAAATCAAGCTTACACTGAATTGGACAGGGAAAAATCAAAATATCGCGAGAAGGAAGTTAAAATCAATAAAGATCCTTTTTCCGTGCTAATCATGGGTATTGAAGATTACTCAACAGGCGGGGAAAACGGTAGAACAGATACATTGATTGTCGCAACGCTAAACCCGAAAGAAAAGACCATGAAATTATTAAGCATTCCACGTGATACACAAGTGTATTATGAACATCTTGGTTATAATTCGAAAATAAATCACGCCCATGCATATGGCGGTAAAGAAATGACCATTGAAAAAGTCGAGGAGCTTTTAGAGGTTCCCATTGACTATTATTCAACCGTAAATTTTGAAGGATTTAAAAACGTGGTCGATATCGTTGGCGGCGTAGAAGTAGAAGTGCCATTTGACTTTACGGAGAAATCAGATGTCGACAACTCGACCATCTATTTTACAGAAGGAAAAATGAAGTTAAGCGGTGAAGAAGCTTTAGCTTATGCACGTATGAGAAAACAAGATCCTCGTGGTGACTTTGGCCGAGGAGATCGTCAAAAGCAAATCATTCAAGCAGCTGTAAGTGAGGTATTATCTCCAGGCAACCTGTTGAAGGTAGATGATATCGCGAAAGAAATGGGCGACAATGTTCAAACTAACATTAAAGTGTCAGAAGGTATTGGGCTAAGCAGATTGTATGCAGGATTTAATTCATCTAATATGGAGAATTTAACACTTGAAGGTGCCGACGACAATAGCACAGGTGTTTACTATTTCATTCCTTATGAAGAGAGCATACTGGAAGTTAGAGCTAAACTGCAAGAACACTTAGAAATTGAAGACACTACTACAGCAGAATAA
- a CDS encoding response regulator transcription factor — MDTTKIVIIDDHQLFREGVKRILDFESNFHVVAEGDDGDEAMDLMAQHDPDVFIMDINMPKVNGVEATRRLVDANPEAKVIVLSIHDDENYVTHALQTGARGYLLKEMDADALVDAVKVVADGGSYLHPKVTHNLVREYRRLSENGAGSMRNGNGSGGSASATYQQVEIRRPLHLLTRRECEVLQLLADGKSNKAIGEALFISEKTVKNHVSNILQKMNVNDRTQAVVVAIKNGWVEVR, encoded by the coding sequence ATGGATACGACAAAAATCGTAATTATTGATGATCATCAGCTTTTCCGTGAAGGTGTAAAACGCATTTTGGACTTTGAATCCAACTTTCACGTAGTAGCGGAAGGGGACGACGGCGATGAGGCCATGGACTTAATGGCCCAGCATGATCCGGACGTCTTTATCATGGATATCAATATGCCGAAAGTAAATGGAGTCGAAGCTACTCGAAGATTGGTCGATGCCAATCCGGAAGCGAAGGTCATTGTTCTGTCCATTCATGATGATGAAAACTACGTCACGCACGCGCTGCAAACTGGTGCACGCGGGTACTTGTTAAAAGAAATGGATGCTGACGCATTGGTGGACGCTGTGAAGGTAGTTGCTGACGGTGGATCCTATCTTCACCCGAAAGTAACCCACAACCTTGTGCGCGAATACCGCCGCTTGTCAGAAAATGGTGCCGGAAGCATGCGTAATGGTAACGGTAGTGGCGGCTCTGCTTCTGCAACCTATCAGCAGGTCGAAATTCGTCGCCCACTTCATTTGTTAACACGCCGAGAGTGTGAGGTGCTTCAACTGTTGGCTGACGGAAAAAGTAATAAGGCAATCGGCGAGGCATTGTTCATCAGTGAGAAAACCGTGAAAAACCATGTGAGTAACATCCTTCAAAAAATGAATGTAAATGACCGTACCCAGGCGGTAGTTGTTGCGATTAAGAATGGCTGGGTAGAGGTAAGATAG
- a CDS encoding YigZ family protein, whose amino-acid sequence MLPHYYTVKGQGEHEITIQKSRFIAHIARATKEEEAQSFIQQIKKKHWDATHNCSAYLIGDRDQIQKANDDGEPSGTAGVPILEVLKKKHLKDTVVVITRYFGGIKLGAGGLIRAYGKSTSEGINAIGMVERKLVQIMHTTVEYTLLGKIENELRASVYMIKNIQYLEDVTFEVYVEEKSITEYQDWITDLTNGKAQFTTGESVYLEQDR is encoded by the coding sequence GTGCTACCTCATTACTATACCGTAAAAGGGCAAGGAGAGCATGAAATAACCATTCAAAAATCACGTTTCATTGCCCACATTGCTAGAGCAACAAAGGAAGAAGAAGCCCAAAGCTTCATCCAACAAATAAAAAAGAAGCATTGGGATGCGACACACAATTGCTCAGCTTACTTGATTGGCGACCGTGATCAAATCCAAAAAGCGAATGACGATGGGGAACCAAGTGGCACTGCGGGTGTTCCTATCCTAGAAGTCCTAAAGAAAAAACATTTAAAGGACACAGTAGTTGTCATTACCCGCTACTTTGGAGGAATTAAACTTGGTGCCGGCGGCCTAATTCGCGCATATGGAAAATCAACTTCAGAAGGAATTAATGCAATAGGAATGGTTGAACGTAAATTAGTGCAAATTATGCATACAACCGTTGAATATACTTTGCTCGGGAAAATAGAGAATGAACTAAGAGCTTCCGTATATATGATTAAAAATATACAATACTTGGAAGATGTAACTTTTGAGGTTTACGTGGAGGAAAAGAGCATCACGGAGTACCAAGATTGGATTACTGATCTTACAAACGGAAAAGCGCAATTCACAACAGGAGAATCCGTTTACTTGGAACAGGATAGGTAA
- a CDS encoding DEAD/DEAH box helicase, which translates to MLFTLKNNILYLSEQPDGKRISDFAILPHPSQSSDYPLNTDLQHYLSGKRLLLDELPFPPETIHEHYQKGYITLQHGVTNSNKGYRCTRCANKDQGLFYSYACARCQKKCAYCRKCIMMGRVSECTPLFSWSGKHTVQQSSHASELTWNGILSKGQALASEKVVQAVQEKSNLLVWAVCGAGKTEVLFAGIQKALTLGQRVCIATPRTDVVLELAPRLQEVFPNMEVATLYGGSEDRSKNAPLTIATTHQLLRYYQAFDLLIIDEVDAFPYSIDATLEYAANQALKRIHTLVYLSATPSKKMQVSVKLNRLQAVMIPARYHRQKLPVPIFEWCGRWEKKVSKGKLPANVLYWVKRHVQQGRPLFLFVPDIKLLEKITAILQKEFGELVAGVHSKDTKRKEKVAEFRRGDIRVLVTTTILERGVTVENVQVGVLGAEDDVFTESALVQISGRAGRSKDFANGDVRFFHFGKTMEMVAARKQIVRMNVLARKEGLLDE; encoded by the coding sequence ATGCTCTTTACGTTGAAAAATAATATTCTCTATCTCAGTGAACAGCCTGATGGTAAGCGAATCAGTGACTTCGCTATCTTGCCTCACCCGTCCCAATCTTCAGATTACCCACTGAACACCGACCTTCAACATTACCTCTCCGGTAAACGACTTCTTTTAGATGAACTTCCTTTTCCACCAGAAACCATTCACGAACATTATCAAAAAGGATATATAACTCTCCAACATGGTGTCACTAATTCAAACAAAGGCTATCGATGCACAAGGTGTGCAAATAAGGATCAGGGACTATTTTATTCGTATGCTTGTGCCCGTTGTCAGAAGAAGTGTGCGTATTGCAGAAAGTGCATTATGATGGGGCGGGTAAGTGAATGTACACCCCTTTTTAGCTGGAGTGGAAAGCACACGGTGCAGCAGTCATCACATGCATCAGAACTTACTTGGAACGGCATCCTTTCTAAAGGCCAAGCTCTTGCTTCTGAAAAGGTGGTCCAGGCTGTTCAAGAGAAATCCAATTTACTTGTTTGGGCCGTTTGTGGAGCTGGGAAAACCGAGGTGCTTTTTGCAGGGATCCAAAAGGCGCTCACCCTAGGGCAGCGTGTGTGTATTGCTACACCAAGAACGGATGTTGTCCTCGAGCTTGCCCCACGCCTGCAGGAAGTGTTTCCTAACATGGAGGTGGCTACGCTTTACGGAGGCAGTGAGGATCGTAGCAAAAATGCACCGCTTACGATTGCGACAACACATCAGTTACTACGGTACTATCAGGCGTTTGACCTGCTGATTATCGATGAAGTGGATGCATTTCCTTATTCTATTGATGCCACCCTTGAATATGCAGCAAATCAGGCTTTGAAACGCATTCATACGTTGGTGTATTTGAGTGCTACTCCATCTAAAAAAATGCAGGTTTCAGTCAAATTGAACAGGTTACAGGCTGTGATGATACCTGCCAGGTACCATCGGCAGAAGCTTCCTGTGCCAATTTTTGAATGGTGTGGGCGCTGGGAGAAAAAAGTGAGTAAGGGGAAGCTTCCAGCGAATGTTTTGTATTGGGTGAAAAGGCATGTTCAACAAGGGCGGCCACTTTTTTTATTTGTACCGGATATCAAGCTGCTCGAAAAAATCACGGCAATTTTACAAAAAGAGTTTGGGGAGCTTGTGGCTGGAGTGCATTCGAAGGATACGAAACGGAAGGAAAAGGTGGCAGAATTTCGAAGAGGGGACATAAGGGTGCTTGTGACTACAACGATATTAGAGCGTGGCGTAACCGTTGAAAATGTACAGGTGGGAGTTCTAGGAGCGGAGGATGACGTGTTTACAGAGAGTGCGTTGGTGCAAATAAGCGGAAGAGCGGGACGAAGCAAAGATTTTGCAAATGGGGATGTTCGCTTTTTTCATTTTGGAAAAACAATGGAAATGGTGGCGGCAAGGAAGCAAATTGTCCGGATGAATGTTCTAGCGCGAAAGGAAGGATTGTTGGATGAGTAG
- a CDS encoding S8 family serine peptidase — protein sequence MRKCAGILLSVLLIFLALFTHHENVNASQIGENVRVIIKHKNKEKQHTFANHGEDFEVKNVYRKDLSKIKKQYEKSKEVEYVEEDYRYHYTKVNDPHFHYQEQSFESMNIQQAWTGYTPTDQVTVAVLDSGIDHTHPDLKDTIFKPYNVLAPGSLPHDELGHGTHVAGIVGAKTNNGIGIASIAQNVRMMPIKVGDQHGAYASDIAKGIEYAVSNGAEIINISIAGPKSQAVQDAIQQALSKGVLVVAAAGNKTSETVEYPAGFPGVLSVGASTASGALASFSNFGESVSVVAVGSNVISTYPTNKSSTLEGYAWMDGTSMAAPMVASHAALLKGIDKSLTSEQIIEIIEQSSVNQDVFPVQYGSVDVASSLDYYHNKSRIYGANSLETAVKIAEQGWSNVEESTLSNGTRKWTGSFAILASSQQFADSLAVAPLAYKLDSPIYLTEKNYLPSSSIQSMKKLGVNKVLLVGGEQAISSQIEKKLKENGLESIRISGKTRYDTAAEIGKFLNTKNGEVLIVNGKSFPDALSASVVAANREIPILFVENNWIPTSSKEFISSKKFSKKYLIGGTEVISTNLEKSLNAIRISGTNRYKTNIAVATFFPSEKNGYYFATGSDFKDALAGGLLAAKEHKNLLLIKRNGLDDATKAYLQQHQSESYQILGGRKAIESEVIWKIDKILYAN from the coding sequence ATGAGAAAATGTGCAGGAATTCTGCTTTCGGTACTGCTAATATTTCTTGCCCTATTCACACATCACGAAAATGTAAACGCATCACAAATCGGGGAAAATGTTAGGGTAATAATCAAACATAAAAATAAAGAAAAACAGCATACCTTTGCAAATCATGGCGAAGACTTCGAGGTAAAGAACGTTTACCGTAAAGATTTGTCAAAGATAAAAAAACAGTATGAAAAAAGTAAAGAAGTGGAATATGTGGAAGAAGACTATCGGTATCACTATACAAAGGTGAACGATCCACATTTTCATTACCAAGAACAATCGTTTGAATCAATGAACATACAGCAGGCTTGGACAGGCTATACACCTACTGATCAAGTAACGGTGGCTGTGTTGGATTCAGGAATAGATCATACACACCCAGATTTAAAAGATACGATTTTCAAGCCATACAACGTACTTGCTCCTGGGAGCTTGCCACATGACGAACTTGGTCACGGAACACATGTAGCAGGAATTGTAGGAGCGAAAACAAATAATGGTATTGGCATTGCTTCCATTGCACAAAATGTACGCATGATGCCTATAAAAGTTGGAGATCAGCACGGTGCATATGCTTCTGACATCGCAAAGGGAATAGAGTATGCCGTTAGTAACGGTGCAGAGATTATTAACATCAGCATAGCAGGTCCAAAAAGCCAGGCGGTACAGGATGCTATTCAACAGGCTTTGAGTAAAGGAGTTTTAGTAGTAGCAGCTGCTGGAAACAAGACAAGTGAAACGGTCGAATACCCAGCAGGTTTTCCAGGAGTACTCTCTGTTGGAGCAAGCACGGCTTCTGGTGCTCTTGCAAGTTTTTCCAACTTTGGCGAGTCTGTTTCAGTAGTGGCAGTTGGCTCTAATGTTATTAGTACGTACCCAACAAACAAAAGTTCTACCCTTGAAGGGTATGCATGGATGGATGGAACCAGCATGGCAGCACCGATGGTAGCATCCCATGCAGCGCTTCTCAAGGGAATCGACAAATCGTTAACTTCTGAGCAAATCATAGAAATTATTGAGCAATCTAGTGTAAATCAAGACGTGTTTCCTGTTCAATATGGATCAGTCGATGTAGCGAGTTCTCTTGACTATTATCATAATAAAAGCAGAATTTATGGTGCAAACTCCTTGGAGACGGCTGTGAAAATTGCAGAGCAGGGTTGGAGCAATGTCGAAGAATCGACCCTGTCTAATGGTACAAGAAAATGGACAGGCAGCTTTGCAATCTTAGCTAGTAGCCAGCAATTTGCTGACAGTCTTGCTGTTGCCCCGTTAGCCTATAAATTAGATAGTCCGATCTACCTAACGGAAAAAAATTACCTTCCATCATCCTCTATTCAATCCATGAAAAAACTTGGAGTGAACAAAGTTTTATTAGTTGGAGGAGAGCAGGCCATCAGCTCCCAGATAGAAAAGAAGCTCAAAGAAAATGGACTAGAAAGCATAAGAATTTCAGGGAAAACAAGATATGACACAGCTGCAGAAATTGGCAAGTTTTTAAATACAAAAAATGGGGAAGTTTTGATTGTAAATGGCAAAAGCTTTCCTGATGCCTTGTCTGCTTCGGTTGTGGCTGCTAATAGAGAAATACCGATTTTATTTGTAGAGAACAATTGGATCCCAACCTCGTCAAAGGAATTTATTAGCAGTAAGAAATTTTCCAAAAAATACCTTATTGGTGGTACAGAAGTAATAAGCACGAATCTCGAAAAAAGCTTGAATGCCATTCGAATCTCTGGCACCAACCGTTATAAAACAAATATTGCAGTTGCAACTTTCTTCCCATCCGAAAAGAATGGTTATTATTTTGCAACGGGGTCAGATTTTAAAGATGCCCTTGCTGGTGGATTGCTTGCTGCAAAAGAGCATAAAAATCTGTTGTTAATTAAGCGCAATGGGTTAGACGATGCTACAAAAGCCTATTTACAGCAACATCAGTCCGAATCATATCAAATACTTGGCGGAAGAAAGGCAATTGAATCAGAAGTGATATGGAAAATTGACAAAATTCTTTATGCCAATTAG
- a CDS encoding ComF family protein, with translation MSIGWGEFLGIAAKKVPLCEECDQAFEKIDGEVCKGCGRLWKDVLPAHRREEHCLDCFKWEGKPETKGLLVMSRSVYTYNEPMKNVLAAFKYRGDAALAEIFEKSLCEVYQKYYKKDFPVVVPVPLATDRLYTRGFNQALLLAELLNMKTEEVLGRTESTKQSKKGRYERLHQENPFFVTKSVEKNILLVDDLYTTGTTLRLAAEVLREAGAERVASLTLIRS, from the coding sequence GTGAGCATTGGTTGGGGAGAATTTCTTGGAATCGCTGCAAAGAAAGTCCCCTTGTGTGAGGAGTGTGACCAAGCTTTTGAAAAGATAGATGGCGAAGTGTGCAAAGGATGTGGGCGGCTTTGGAAGGATGTGCTACCTGCGCACCGCCGTGAGGAGCATTGTTTGGATTGCTTTAAATGGGAGGGAAAACCAGAAACGAAGGGGCTGCTCGTGATGAGCCGTTCCGTTTATACATATAATGAGCCGATGAAGAACGTGTTGGCTGCGTTTAAGTATCGGGGTGATGCTGCGCTAGCAGAGATTTTTGAGAAGTCGCTTTGTGAGGTCTATCAAAAATATTATAAAAAGGACTTTCCGGTGGTGGTACCCGTTCCCCTTGCAACAGACCGACTTTATACCCGTGGATTTAATCAGGCGCTTTTACTGGCAGAACTGCTAAATATGAAAACAGAGGAGGTGCTGGGGCGAACGGAATCCACAAAGCAATCAAAAAAAGGACGTTATGAACGCTTGCATCAGGAGAACCCCTTTTTTGTCACTAAATCTGTAGAAAAAAACATTCTTTTAGTAGATGATTTGTACACAACCGGTACGACATTGCGGTTAGCGGCGGAAGTTTTGCGGGAGGCTGGTGCCGAGAGAGTAGCTTCTTTAACATTAATTCGCAGTTAA